In Musa acuminata AAA Group cultivar baxijiao chromosome BXJ2-3, Cavendish_Baxijiao_AAA, whole genome shotgun sequence, the following proteins share a genomic window:
- the LOC135608152 gene encoding rapid alkalinization factor-like, which yields MAKLMQRLVLLAALLLLVAAAGLTPAAAAADGGAGGDLPLGWIPSLSGCRGSIAECLAGEEFDLGSEVSRRFLATSSYISYGALKRDTVPCSRRGASYYNCRPGAQANPYSRSCSAITQCRG from the coding sequence ATGGCGAAGCTGATGCAAAGGTTGGTCCTTTTggccgccctcctcctcctcgtcgcggCAGCTGGCCTcacccccgccgccgccgcggcgGACGGAGGAGCTGGAGGGGACCTTCCACTGGGCTGGATCCCGTCCCTCTCCGGCTGCCGCGGCAGCATCGCGGAGTGCCTCGCGGGCGAGGAGTTTGACCTGGGATCCGAGGTGAGCCGCCGCTTCCTGGCTACCTCCAGCTACATCAGCTACGGCGCGCTCAAGCGCGACACCGTGCCCTGCTCCCGACGCGGCGCCTCTTACTACAACTGCCGCCCCGGCGCCCAGGCCAACCCCTACTCTCGCAGCTGCTCCGCCATCACCCAGTGCCGAGGTTAA